The following is a genomic window from Desulfofarcimen acetoxidans DSM 771.
AATGTAATTGTACATAATAAAAAGGAGTCTTTGGCGGAGATAATATCTACCGGTGCTGATATATCCGGGTGTCGCTTAATGGCTCCTAAAGGAGTGCACAGGCTAATTAAGTTAACCGGCTTAAGTCCCAAGCAGGCTAATATAATTAAGCAGCAGATGTTGAGCAGAGGTGGGGAGGCCGCAGTATCCAGAGGAGTTATAGACTGCTCTGCCTCTGAGGCAATAGTATTGATTATGGGTACCTTAAAGCAGTTTGACGGACTTGTGAATATATTAAAAATGCAGCCCTTTGGTCTGCCCAAAATCGGTGCACGGATTAAACAAGTATTAAAAAACCTGGAAGGCAGATCTCCTGTGGAAATAGACTGCCGGGGAAAGATCCTCCTTCTGGGTGAACGCACATTAATCATGGGAATTTTGAATGTGACTCCGGATTCTTTTTCGGATGGGGGAAGTTTTTATAACCATGAAGTTGCAATTGAACATGCCAGGGCAATGGTGTCCGAAGGAGCGGACATAATAGACTTGGGAGGAGAGTCAACACGACCGGGTCATGAATCCATCAGTGTGGAAGAAGAATTAGACCGGGTAATACCTGTTTTGGAAAAACTGGTTAGAGAAATTGATGTTCCTGTTTCCATTGATACAACCAAGGCAGAAGTAGCGCGTCGCGCTTTGCTTGCCGGTGCTCATCTGATTAACGATCAGTGGGCTTTAAGGGCAGACCCGGATATGGCTCATGTAGTAGCGGAATACGATGTTCCTTTAATTATCATGCATAACCAAAAAGGTACAGAGTACAATGATCTCATGGGTGATATGGTGCAGTTTTTTGAAGAAAGTATAGATACAGCGGTAAATGCCGGGTTAGCCAGAGAAAAGATAATTGTTGATCCCGGCATTGGTTTTGGCAAAACGCTGGAACAGAATCTTGAAACCATGCGAAGATTAGATGAATTGTCTTGTTTGGGTTGTCCGGTACTCCTGGGTACTTCGCGTAAGTCAATGATCGGCAAGGTTCTTGATCTGCCTGTTGATGAGCGGGTGGAGGGTACTGCGGCTACGGTAACACTGGGCATAGCTAACGGTGCTGATATTGTGCGGGTGCATAATGTTAAAGAAATGGTTCGTGTCGCCAGAATGACTGATGCGATGGTGAGAAGATAATGAGGTGTGTAATGAGCGACAAAATTATACTGAGCGGGTTGGATTTTTACGGTTATCATGGAGTTTTGCCGGAAGAGCAGCGGTTAGGTCAAAAATTTATTATTGATTTGGAACTTTCTTTGAGCCTGAGAGAAGCAGGTATAAAAGATGATCCTGATCTGACTGTAAACTATGCCCGAGTATTCGAGACAGTGAGAGAAGTCGTTGTTGGAAAGCCGTTTTTTTTGATAGAAGCTTTAGCTGAGGCCATTGCTTTTAAGGTTTTGAAAAACTTCAGCATAGAAAAAGTTTTAGTAAGGGTAAGAAAACCCCAAGCACCGGTACCAGGATGTTTCGAACACATGGCGGTGGAAATCACCAGAGAAAAAGAGGTATGACTTGTGTCAAAGAGGGCATTTATCGGAGTAGGTTCAAATATGGGGCAAACCCATGATAATATTCACAAGGCTATAAACCTGCTCTCTCAAACACCGGGAGTTGAGGTTATTAATGCAGCGCCTTTTTATGAAACTGAGCCAGTGGGATACACTGAGCAAAACTGGTTTGTCAATTCCGTTATAGAAGTTTATGCCGACCTGTCCCCTCAGGATTTATTGGTTAGGTTGCAGGAAATTGAAAATATGTTGGGACGTGTGAGAACTGTCCATTGGGGACCCAGAACAATGGATTTAGACCTTTTGCTTTACGGGGATG
Proteins encoded in this region:
- the folP gene encoding dihydropteroate synthase; this translates as MSVTIRNVIVHNKKESLAEIISTGADISGCRLMAPKGVHRLIKLTGLSPKQANIIKQQMLSRGGEAAVSRGVIDCSASEAIVLIMGTLKQFDGLVNILKMQPFGLPKIGARIKQVLKNLEGRSPVEIDCRGKILLLGERTLIMGILNVTPDSFSDGGSFYNHEVAIEHARAMVSEGADIIDLGGESTRPGHESISVEEELDRVIPVLEKLVREIDVPVSIDTTKAEVARRALLAGAHLINDQWALRADPDMAHVVAEYDVPLIIMHNQKGTEYNDLMGDMVQFFEESIDTAVNAGLAREKIIVDPGIGFGKTLEQNLETMRRLDELSCLGCPVLLGTSRKSMIGKVLDLPVDERVEGTAATVTLGIANGADIVRVHNVKEMVRVARMTDAMVRR
- the folB gene encoding dihydroneopterin aldolase, with the translated sequence MSDKIILSGLDFYGYHGVLPEEQRLGQKFIIDLELSLSLREAGIKDDPDLTVNYARVFETVREVVVGKPFFLIEALAEAIAFKVLKNFSIEKVLVRVRKPQAPVPGCFEHMAVEITREKEV
- the folK gene encoding 2-amino-4-hydroxy-6-hydroxymethyldihydropteridine diphosphokinase — encoded protein: MSKRAFIGVGSNMGQTHDNIHKAINLLSQTPGVEVINAAPFYETEPVGYTEQNWFVNSVIEVYADLSPQDLLVRLQEIENMLGRVRTVHWGPRTMDLDLLLYGDERVEEVNLIVPHPRLTERAFVMVPLADLAPNLVMPGGETAAILAERLKKEQLVTNAEKTGDN